Below is a genomic region from Vulgatibacter sp..
CACCTCGACCTCGGCGCCACCGAATTCCTCGAGGAGCTGCTGCGGGGCTACAAGGGCGCGGCGGTGGTGAGCTCCCACGACCGCTCCTTCCTCGACGCCACCGTCGATCGCGTGGGCGAGATCGCCCGCGCCCGCCTCACCCTCTACACCGGCAACTACTCCGCCTACCTGGAGCAGCGGGCGCAGGTGCGCGAGCAGCAGCAGGAGGCGCACGAGCGGCAGCAGGCGCTGATCGCCCGGACCGAGGAGTTCATCCGCCGCAACATCGCCGGCCAGGCGACGAAGCAGGCCCAGGCACGGCGCAAGATGCTGGAGAAGCTCGACCGGGTGGAGGCGGTGCAGACCGAGAAAGTGGCGCGGCTCCGCCTCGACGTCGCCGGCCAGTCGGAGCTCGAGGTCGCCGCAGCGGAGGATCTCGCCCTCGAGGCCGGCGGCAGGCGGCTCTTCGAAGGGGCCACCTTCACCATCCGCCGCGGCGAGCGGGTCGGCATCGTCGGCCCCAACGGCGTGGGCAAGAGCACCCTCCTCAAGGCGCTCCTCGGCAAGCTCCGCCCTGCGGCGGGCTTCGTCCGCCTCGGCGGCAAGGTGAGCGTGGGCTACCACGACCAGGAGCTCAGCGCGGTCGATCCCCGCAACTCCGTCCTCGAGGAGCTCCACCAGGCCCGCCGCGCCCTCCCCGACAGCGCGCTGCGCAGCCACGCGGGCCGCTTCCTCTTCTCCGGCGACGAGGCAGAGCGGCCCATCGGCACCTTCTCCGGCGGCGAGCGGGCCCGGGCGTGCCTGGCGAAGCTCACCCTCGCCGGCTTCAACCTCCTCGTCCTCGACGAGCCCACCAACCACCTCGACGCCGAGGCCCGCGAGGCGCTGGAGACCGCCCTCGACGACTACGCGGGCACGCTCGTCTGCGTCTCCCACGATCGCTGGTTCCTCGAGCGGACCTGCGAGCGGCTCCTCTGGCTCGACGCGCCAGGCGGCGGCCCCGCCCACCTCGAGGATTGGTCCGGCTCCTTCTTCGAGGTGAAGGAGCGCCGCGAGGCCATGGCCGCCGCGGCGCTGGCGCCCACGCCTGCAGCGGACGAGGCCCCGAGCGACGGCCGCAGCGAGCACGAGCGGCGCAAGGCCGAGGCGAACGCGAAGAAGGCGGCGGAGCGGCGGGCGAAGGGGATCGACGAGGAGCTGGCCAGGCTGGAGAAGCAGGTCGCCGGCTTCGAGGCACGGCTCCAGGATCCCAACCTCGCAGCGGACTACGTGCAGCTCGGCACGCTCCAGGCGGAGAAGGACGGACTCGAGGAGCGGATGCTCGCACTGATGGAGGAGCGCGAATCCCTGCCGCTCTGACCTTCGCCCCGCCGCAGACGGGACTGGACGTACCGGCCGTTCCCCTCTAATAGGTTGCGCGCTTTTCGGGGGCGGTCGGGAGTGCAGGTGGTGGAGCGCAAGGCGCTGGTACAGGTTGTTTTGGCTACGGCGCTGTGGGGCGCGGTCTTCTCGGTGGGCAAGCTGCTCTCGGCGGAGCTGCCGCCGATGGCGGTCACCTTCCTCCGCTACGGCATCGCCGCCCTGATCGTGCTGCCCCTCGCAGCCCCGGAGCTTCGCCGCCTCTCCCGCGAGGATCTGCCCGCCCTCGCTGCTGCAGGCGCCATGAGCAGCGTGATCTTCAACGGCTTCGTCTTCTCGGGCCTGCGCCTCGCTCCTGCAGGTGACG
It encodes:
- a CDS encoding ABC-F family ATP-binding cassette domain-containing protein — protein: MSLLHLEDATLSFAGEPVLAGISLRIDERTRLGLVGRNGAGKSTLLRILGGELAPDKGRIQRRRDLSVGWLKQIDENQAGTVLESALEPFSDLQALEAELRSLEPKLADGDPALLEHYGHLHEQWERRGAYVAEAQAKKILSGLGFAQDAFEKPVCGLSGGERTRLGLARLLLGAPDVLLLDEPTNHLDLGATEFLEELLRGYKGAAVVSSHDRSFLDATVDRVGEIARARLTLYTGNYSAYLEQRAQVREQQQEAHERQQALIARTEEFIRRNIAGQATKQAQARRKMLEKLDRVEAVQTEKVARLRLDVAGQSELEVAAAEDLALEAGGRRLFEGATFTIRRGERVGIVGPNGVGKSTLLKALLGKLRPAAGFVRLGGKVSVGYHDQELSAVDPRNSVLEELHQARRALPDSALRSHAGRFLFSGDEAERPIGTFSGGERARACLAKLTLAGFNLLVLDEPTNHLDAEAREALETALDDYAGTLVCVSHDRWFLERTCERLLWLDAPGGGPAHLEDWSGSFFEVKERREAMAAAALAPTPAADEAPSDGRSEHERRKAEANAKKAAERRAKGIDEELARLEKQVAGFEARLQDPNLAADYVQLGTLQAEKDGLEERMLALMEERESLPL